The Acinetobacter sp. GSS19 genome includes a region encoding these proteins:
- the gigA gene encoding RsbU family protein phosphatase GigA, protein MYFIQPSRTIPYLDQVLNALPSLQLIHIEDLDLYDPTIIAIGDVQDFLTHQWRFPTVVMAFENEGTALAQAWEAGALAGWVWNHLPTEPAQALLKIDAQYKRNQDSRDLPAAAELQKRLLPNPIDLPNYKVETLFKPSAYLSGDWYDYWKLNDREVIFYLADVSGHGVTSSLLTSWMAAFHGRSKTPRQLIQKLNGMLMQENIEKHITMIAGILNFETHTVRWSSAGHYPPAIIFEPNQPPRILKTSSFPLGLTEDLQVEEYECTLKPNARFIICSDGALEPYDGGLNEQFEQLLYHLQHQSFQAPEHVADDIAILSLRRMN, encoded by the coding sequence ATGTATTTCATTCAGCCTAGTCGCACCATTCCTTATTTAGACCAGGTTCTAAATGCATTGCCGAGTCTGCAACTGATTCACATAGAAGACCTTGATCTATATGATCCCACGATCATCGCAATTGGCGATGTACAGGATTTTTTAACCCATCAATGGCGTTTTCCCACTGTCGTCATGGCCTTTGAAAATGAAGGCACAGCCTTAGCACAAGCGTGGGAAGCAGGCGCACTTGCAGGCTGGGTATGGAATCATTTACCCACAGAACCCGCTCAAGCGCTATTAAAAATTGATGCACAATATAAACGTAATCAAGACAGTCGCGATTTACCCGCAGCAGCAGAATTACAAAAACGCTTACTCCCAAATCCCATCGATTTACCTAACTATAAAGTCGAAACTCTATTTAAGCCTTCAGCTTATTTATCAGGCGACTGGTACGATTACTGGAAATTGAATGATCGAGAAGTCATTTTTTACCTGGCTGATGTGTCAGGTCATGGAGTCACCAGCAGTTTATTGACCTCCTGGATGGCTGCTTTCCATGGCCGTTCCAAGACCCCAAGACAGCTGATCCAGAAGCTCAATGGGATGCTGATGCAGGAAAACATTGAAAAGCATATCACCATGATTGCCGGTATCCTGAATTTCGAAACACATACCGTCCGTTGGTCCAGTGCTGGACATTACCCTCCTGCAATTATTTTTGAACCCAACCAACCACCACGCATTTTAAAAACCAGTAGCTTCCCACTCGGTTTAACCGAAGATTTGCAGGTTGAAGAATATGAATGCACCTTAAAACCGAATGCGCGGTTTATTATTTGTTCAGATGGAGCCTTAGAACCTTATGATGGTGGGTTGAATGAACAGTTTGAACAACTCCTTTATCATTTGCAGCACCAGTCTTTTCAGGCACCCGAACATGTAGCAGACGACATTGCGATCCTGAGTTTGCGTCGAATGAATTAA